Within Kineothrix sp. MB12-C1, the genomic segment TCTGAAATAATTGATAAAATTATATAACAAATGATAAAGTGATAGAGAGGAAAGAAAAACGGGGAAAAGAAAAGGCAGAAAGGATCATTTATTTTATGAGTAGGCATAGAAAGTCATCTATGAACAACAGCATAAAAGACAAATTGGAAGATATAAAAGATTGGATATCGGAGAATAACAAGATTGTAATGCCGGTTATTCTATTAGTATGTGTGTTATTTACGGTTGCAATTGCAATCAATGCCAATAGAAAGGCAGCCGCTGAAGAGGAAGCTCAGCTTACAGAGAGCACAGAGGTGGCGAATACGGTAGGAATAGCTGAGGAAAGTGAAGAGACGATTCCGGAACTTCTATTGGAGGAAAATGCATATCCGGCGGTAAATGAGCTTATAAGCCGTTATTATGGGGCATTGGCAGAAGGAGATACTGACACGATTTCTTCTATCAATTCATTTGTGGATGATACAGAGAAAATAAGAATTCAAGAAATGAGTAAATATATTGATTCTTATCCGGAGCTCGATGTATATACGAAGCTTGGCCCTGTGGAGGGTTCTTATTTGGCATATGTATATTCGAAGGTAAAGTTCACCGAATATGACCAACTCGTGCCGGGGATGCAGGCATTCTATATCTGTACCGATGAGAATGGCAATAGCTATGTGAATGCAGGAGAAGATAATTCTGTTATTACCAATTATATACGTGACATTTCTTTGCAAGATGATGTGGTGGATCTGAACAACAAGGTAGCTGTTGAATACAATGAACTTTTGGAAAGCGATGAAGAATTGAATGCTTTTCTTGCTGATTTAGCAAAGAGAATCGATGTTTCTGTAGGAGAAGCTTTGGCAAGGGCGGAAGCGGCTGCAGCAGAAAGTGAAGCAGCAGAAGAAAGTGAAGCGGCAGGAGAAGGCGGAGAATCTGAGGCGGCAGAGGAAACGGAACAAGTGCAGGCAGAGGAAACAGAATCGAACGTGGTCAAGAAGGTACGTGCCAAGGAAGTGGTTAATGTTCGTAGTTCCGACAGTGAGACTGCGGATAAGCTTGGAAAGGCAGAATCCGGAGAAGAATTTACTTTGCTTGAAGAAAGAGGAAATGGTTGGAGCAAGATAACCTTCGAGGGAAAAGATGCTTTCATTAAGAGTGAATATCTTGAGACGGTGTCGGAGGAAGTGGTAGAAGATACGACTGATTCCGAGGCGGAAACGAGCAATGAAGAGACTCCTTCCCAGACAACTCCGGCTGGTGACGGCAAAACAGTAACAGTAATTGAGAATGTTAATGTCAGAAAATCGGCCAGTGAGACCGGTGAGAAGTTGGGACTTGTATATGTTGGTGAAAAGTTGGAGCTCATTATGAAGCAGGCCGACGGTTGGACTAAGGTGAAATATAAGGATCAGACAGCTTATGTGAAATCCGATTATGTAGAATAGACATATTGAGGGAAAGGGTGGTGCTGAAAATGATGAACAGTAAGATAAATGTAGCGATTATGGGTGCTGGTAACATCGGTGGAGTGATGGCAAATACGCTGAATAAAATGAAAGGCGTGAAATGCTATGCAGTTGCCTCCAGAAATAAAGAAAAGGCGGATGAATTCGCCAAAAAATATGGATGTAAGAAGGCTTACGGCTCCTATGAAGAACTGGTTCAGGATAAGAAGGTAGATTTAATCTATATTGCAACACCTCATTCCGAGCATTATGAAAATGCCAGATTATGTATTGAGAACGGAAAAGCGGTACTTTGTGAGAAGGCATTCACTGCCAATGCAGCACAGGCAGAAGCGTTGATTTCTTTTGCAAGGGAAAAGAATGTTCTGATTGCAGAGGCTATGTGGACAAGATATATGCCGATGCTTCAGACGATAAAGGATGTATTAAGCAGTGGAGTTATCGGAGTGCCGACCATGCTGACTGCTAATCTTGGTTATGTGATTAACGGGGTATCCCGTCTTACCGATCCTGCTCTTGCAGGCGGTGCACTATTGGATGTTGGCGTATATACCATTAATTTTGCATCTATGATATTCGGAACGGAAGTTAAGAAAGTATCTTCTGTCTGCACCTACACGAAAAGCGGTGTGGATGAACAAAATAGCATTACGATGCTGTTTGAAGACGGAAAAATGGCAGTACTGAACAGTTCTATGTTATCCTTAAGCGATAGAAAAGGTATTATTCATGGAACAAAAGGCTTCTTGGTTGTTGAGAATATTAATAATTTTGAGAGTGTAACTGTCTATAATACTAATTATGAGAAAGTGGAAAAATATAATCGTCCGAAACAAATATCGGGTTATGAATATGAAGTGGAAGCATGCATAAAGGCATTACAAAATGGGGAGATTGAGTGTCTTCAGATGCCTCACGAAGAAACGATTCGTATTATGAAACTAATGGATAACCTTAGATATGAATGGGGCATTAAATTTCCATTTGAGTAAAAGTCAAATTATGAATCAAGTTCGATTGATGAATAAAATGTGAGAAAAAGTAAATACTTTCTATGAAGAGAAAGATAAGGTGTGAGTATAGAAAACTATGCTTACACCTTTTTATGTAATAGAAAAGTGCTTCTATTACATGAAATAGATGCGCAGCTGCGCGCGCCAAGCAAAAGCTGTGCAGCTAAAGTTTAGGTTGCGAGAGTGGGCGAAGCACACTTTTGTTTTATTAGAGGAGGTGGATCACAATGAAAAAGGATGATGCGGAAATTTTACGGGGAGTGCAGAAGAATACGGAAATGGCGATAAAAGCCATTGACACGATGAGCAGCAAGGTGACAGATGATGATCTTGCCCTGCAACTATCCAAACAAGCTCTCAAGTACTCTGAAATTCATAATAAAGCATTGGATAAAATTCTGGAAGGAAAAGCGGAACCTTACCGTACGAACAATATTAGTCAGATGATGCTCGTAGGCGGAATTCATTCCAATACATTGCTTAATACGAGCACCAGCCATATTGCAGAAATGATGATTCAGGGAAGTAATAGAGGGATTACGGATATGTATAAACATTTGAACCATCATGAGCATGCGGAGAATGTTTCCTTGGAAATTGCGAAGGAATTAATGGATTTTGAAGAGAAGAATATCGAGAGATTAAAGAAGTATTTATAATGTATACAAGTATTATTGTACAAAGTGTATAAAAAAAGATGTATCAAACTCTAAAAACTTTTACAGTTTAATTCTCTAAAGTGGGTTGTGAAATCAGAAATGACATTATATAATAATACGTGGACAAAGGTGTCTCAGCACATAAGATTGTTCTTATGTGCTTTTTATGTATTAGGAAATTACTAATACATAAAGCCCTACGGACAAAGGATGCGCAGTTACGTGCGCGGAACAAAAGCTATACATTCAAACTAAAGGAGGACATGGATATGTCATATGTTGATGAGGTATTTGACTTGGTGGTTGCGAAGAACCCGGCACAACCGGAGTTCATTCAGGCAGTAAAAGAGGTGTTGGAATCTCTTCGTGTAGTGATCGAAGCGAATGAAGAGGTATATAAGAAGAACGCGTTATTGGAGCGTCTCGTTACTCCTGAAAGAATTGTGATGTTCCGTATTCCATGGGTAGATGACAAAGGACAGGTTCAGGTGAATAATGGCTTCCGTGTACAGTTTAACAGCTCTATCGGCCCATATAAGGGTGGTCTTCGCTTTCATCCTTCTGTAAATCTTGGTATTATTAAATTTTTGGGATTCGAACAAATATTTAAGAACTCTTTGACAGGACTTCCAATTGGCGGCGGTAAAGGCGGTACGGATTTCGACCCCAAAGGAAAATCAGACAGAGAAGTTATGGCATTTTGCCAAAGCTTCATGACAGAACTTTATAGACACATCGGTGCAGATACGGACGTACCGGCAGGTGATATCGGTGTAGGCGCAAGAGAAATCGGCTATATGTATGGACAATATAAGCGAATTCGTAATGTTTATGAAGGAGTTCTTACCGGAAAAGGTCTTACTTATGGAGGTTCCCTAGGAAGAATGCAGGCAACTGGGTACGGTTTATTATATTTAACAGAAGAAATGTTAAAATGCAACGGTAAAGATATCAAAGATAAAATAATTGCAGTCTCAGGTGCGGGTAACGTAGCTATTTATGCTATTGAAAAAGCACAGCAGCTTGGCGGCAAGCCTGTGACCTGTTCCGACTCCAACGGTTGGATCTATGATTCAGAAGGAATCGACATTGCGCTCTTAAAAGAGATAAAGGAAGTAAAACGCGCCAGACTTACAGAATATGCGGCAGCAAGACCTAGTGCTCAGTACCATGAAGGAACAGGAGTATGGAGTGTAAAATGCGATATTGCCCTTCCTTGTGCAACACAAAACGAGCTTGATCTCGATGATGCGAAAGCACTTGTGGCTAATGGCTGCTTTGCAGTAGCAGAAGGTGCTAATATGCCTACTACTTTGGAAGCGACTGAATATCTTCAAGAGAATAAGGTGTTGTTCTGCCCGGGTAAGGCATCTAACGCAGGCGGTGTAGCGACTTCGGCACTTGAAATGAGCCAGAACAGCGAAAGACTTAGCTGGACTTTCGAAGAGGTGGATGAAAGGTTAAAGCGCATTATGGTAAATATCTTCCATAACCTAGATACAGCATCCAAGAAATATGGAATGGAAGGCAACTATGTTGCAGGTGCGAACATTGCAGGTTTCTTGAAAGTTGCAGAGGCAATGACTGCGCAAGGCATTGTTTAATAATATAAAATGAGAGCCTTGCAAATAAGTGGAAATCCGCTTATTTGCAAGGTTTTTAAACAGATTAAGAAAAAAGGAAAATAAATAAAGTTTTCAAACTACACCCCAAGTGTTGGACATGGCAGGAAATTCATGTATAATATTTGGGGTGTAGTTTAACCGGATTTTCCTCAATACAGCTCAATATAAGAGGTTGTAATATAAAAATAAGTCTGATGTAATACAAATTATAGATGAGGCAGCACGGACTGATAAGAAAGGTGTAATAATTAAAATGACACGAGAAAATAAGATAAGGCAAGCATTTATAGTAGCTTTTCCTTATACGGTACCTATTTTGGCAGGATTTGTTTTCCTCGGTATAGCCTATGGAATTTATATGAATGCGTCGGGATTCCCTGCAATATATCCTATTCTTATGGGAGCTACGATTTTTGCAGGTTCTATGGAATTTGTGACGGTTAATTTATTACTTGGTATGTTTGACCCTCTCGGAGCTTTCCTTTTAACATTAATGGTGAATGCGCGCCATTTATTCTATGGTATTTCTATGCTGGACAAGTATAACGGGACAGGACGCAAAAAGTATTACTTAATCTTTGGTATGTGTGATGAGTCATTTTCCATTAATTGCACGACCAATATACCGGAAGGTGTGGATAAGGGATGGTTTATGTTCTTTGTGACGCTGTTAAATCATATTTATTGGGTTTGCGGAGCTGCGTTGGGCGCTTTCTTAGGGCCGTTCGTACGGTTTAGTACTGAGGGGATCAGTTTTGTGATGACAGCTCTTTTTGTTGTGATATTCCTGGAACAATGGATGAAAGAAACCGTTCATTACAGTGCGCTTATCGGCCTTGGTATTACAGTGCTGAGCCTTGTGATATTTGGCAGGGAGAATTTTATTATTCCGGCAATGCTTATGATTTTGTTCTGCCTTACCATTATGAGAAAACCCTTGGAGAGAATGGGAGGTGGCGAATAGTATGACGTTAACACAGCAGATAATTACAATAGGAGCGGTTATTTTAGGAACAGTGATAACACGTTTTCTTCCATTTATATTATTTCCGGCAGATAAGCCGACTCCGGCATATATTAAATATTTGGGTAAGATGCTTCCCTCAGCAGCACTAGGACTTCTGGTTATTTACTGTTTCAAAGATACTAGCTTTTTAACAGGAAGCAGGGGAATTCCGGAGTTAATCAGTACGGCCCTTGTTATTATTCTACATATATGGAAGCGCCAGATGCTGCTTTCGATTGCAGGAGGGACGATTGCCTATATGTTGTTGATACAGTTCGTATTTTGAAAGATATGAGGAAACTGAGCGGGAATTGACGAATATTGATTATGTTGGGTATTTACTATTATGTGGATATTATGGTAATATGTTAATTATAAAAAATAGATATATAGACGGCGATTAATTCGCCGTCTGCACCGAGCACGGTCGCTTTGCGGCAAAATACCACTTCGTGTGAGTGTGCATCCGCCGGAGGCATCTATATTCGGTGATTTTTAATCATCGAATATAGAGATAAGAAAATAAAGACAGGGACAAAACAAAGAAGTTTGGATGAGGTATGATATCTCACCCAAACTTTTTTTATTCTATAGGAGAGACCTTGCTGCATTAAGGTATAAAAGTATTGATCCTATAGAATAAAAGCGCTCCGCGCAGGAGGCGCAGCTACGCGCGCGGAACAAAGAAAACTATTCTTAAATGTAGAAAAGGAGAAAAGTCATGATGGGCAGAAAAAGTATGTACAGGCAATTGGAGAAAGATTGTGAGACGATCAGGAAACAAACGAATCGCCTTGTAAAAGGGAATCTGGATATCGATAAGATCGAAGCAGGAGAAGAGCATCTCCAAAGAATAAGCGAAGATATTAATGAAATTGCCAATGTTCTAAACGAATACATAGCGGAAATATCAGGAGTTCTTTCCCATTTATCAGTAGGGGATTTGCTTGTTCGTGTGTCGGGTGAGACAAAGTTTTATGGAGACTTTATTCCAATAAAAACGGCACTTACAAAAATAACTGTATCTTTATCCGAGACGTTTATTCAAATTAATGATATAATGAATCAAATTAATAATATAGGAAAGAAGGCCAATCATACCGCCGGACTTTTTGCAGAAAACGAAGCGCAGATAGCGGGAGAAATGAAGTTGGTAACAATAAAGGCGGACAGTGTATATGAAGAAACTGAAAGAAATCATAACAATATAAATAAAATAAGCTACGGTATGATGGAACTGATGGAACACGCCAGGGAGGGCTATGAAGATGCTATATTGATGGTGGATGCGATGGAGGAGGTGAATATCGCTTCCGGTAATATATCAAAGATAGCGGATATGATATATTCTATTTCATCTCAGACAAAGCTTCTGTCTTTGAATGCTTCTATCGAGGCAGCGCGTGCCGGTGAGCACGGAAAGGGATTTGCTGTGGTAGCGCAGGAAATAGGAGAACTGGCTCATCAAACGACAAAAGCGGTGGAACAGACTGGAAAACTCTTGAAAGAAAGCGTATCGAAGGTGGGAGAATGTCAGACAGTCGTAAATCTAACGGCAGAACGATTTGAACAAATGAAAGATTCTCTTGGAGAGATAAATGAGGATAGCCGCAAGATTGTAGATAATACGGCATTACAAAAGGAAAACATTAAAGAAATGGTCGATACGATTGCGAGAATATCTTCTACGATTCAAAATAATGTTACATTGGCCCAGGAGAATGCGAAAATGAATGCCTGCCTCTATGAAGAGACGGCTAAGCTGAAGAAAATTTTGGATACCTTTATCGTAGACCCTTCTAAAAGGCTTGTATTAGAAAAAAAGCTTATTGATGGAGAGGCAAGGAACTTTATGCAGAGAACCTTGAAGGTGCTCGAAAGTTGTATAGAAGATAGAATGGATGAGATGCTGAAGGGGTGTCTGAAAGGGGAAGAACATATTGAATGTGTTTATGTGATAGGAAGCGATGGAAAGCAGGTAAGCCATACAGTAATGGGGGGATCTGTTGAAGTAAGAACGGTAAGCGGTTTTAAGCCGGCAGAACCGGGAGATGATCATAGGTCGAAACGATATTTTAGTCAGGCTGCGAATCAGATGGATGAAATATATGTATCTCATGAATATATATCAGGAGCTACGGGAAACTTATGCTCCACCTACTCCAAGGCATATAAGACGAGCTGGGGAAAAATGTATGTATTATGTGTAGATATGAAATATATGTGACAAAATAAAAGTTATGGAGTATCAGAATCTCAGAAAAATAGAAGAAAATGAAGGCTGATAAAGATGGATAAAAGTAAAAAGGAACGTTTGAATAAATATTTGGCGGCGTGTGGTATCTGTTCCAGACGGGATGCTGATAAGCTGATTGAGGAAGGGCGCGTAACAATAAACGGGATGCCAGCCGCCATTGGAAGCGTAGTAAGTGATATGGATACGATCACTGTGAATGGAAAAACGATAGAAGGAAAGAATAAAAAGGTAATTCTGGCTTATTATAAGCAGATAGGAGTCACTTGTACGGAACGAGACAGGCATGCGGAGAAGAAGATAAGTGATCAATTACAGTTTCCCGTCAGGTTGACTTATGCAGGTAGACTGGATAAAGATTCAGAGGGCCTGTTGGTAATGACAAATGATGGGATGCTGATTAATGCTATGATGAAGGCGGCTAATAGGCATGAAAAAGAATATGTGGTAAAAGTAGATAAAGAAATTACACAGGGATTTCTGAAGGCTATGGCAGGCGGCGTATATCTGGAGGAGTTGAATATCACGACGAGACCATGCCACATTGAGAAACAAGGAAAGTATACCTTCCGCATAATCTTGACTCAAGGAGTCAATAGACAAATACGCAGAATGGCAAAAACCTTAGGATACGAGGTGAAGGGAATAAAGAGAACACGCGTTGTGAATATTGAACTTGCAAATTTAAAACCAGGGGAATACCGTATAATTCAAGGAGAAGAATTACAACAGTTATACGAAGCTTGTGGGATACATGATGAAGAAGTAGGAAAATTAGGATTTGAAAGTATCTGAGTAGAATGATAATATTATAAGAAGTGACGTAACTATTCAGCAGGTCTGCGCATTTACTGCGCTGACCGTAAGAAAACGTGGAATGGCAAGTAAAAATCCCATCACCGAAGGTGATTTTAATGGATTTTTACAAAGCAATCTTGCAAAGATGCTTTGTAACTGTGAGGGTACTGAACAGTTACGAAGTAACTATTAAATAGGTCTGCGCACCTGCTGCGTTGACCGAACAGTTACAGTAAGAAACAGATTGAGGGAAGAGTAGAGTTAGATATGGATATAAGAGCTGATAAAACGACTAGAATAAGAGAACTGACAGAATTGTTAAACCGGGCTTCGAAAGCGTATTATGCGGAAGATACGGAAATTATAAGTAATTTTGAATATGATAAACTCTACGATGAATTGGTAGCGCTGGAAGAAGAGACCGGTCTTGTTCTTGCAGGAAGCCCCACTATGAATGTGGGTTATGAGGCGGTAGAAGAGCTGCCGAAGGAACGTCATGAAGGACAGATGTTATCATTAGGAAAAACAAAGAGCCGGGAAGATATTAGGGATTGGGTGCAAGACCAGGTCGCGTTATTATCTTGGAAATTAGATGGTTTAACCATTGTTTTGACATATTCTGAAGGAAAACTTGCAAAAGCTGTCACTCGAGGAAACGGAGAAATTGGCGAAGTCGTTACGAATAATGCCAGAACTTTTCGTAATCTGCCTCTGTCTATCTCTTATAAAGGAGAATTGATTCTAAGAGGAGAGGCCGTTATCACATATTCGGATTTTGAGAAGATCAATATGGGAATTGAGGATGTGGCCGCAAAGTATAAAAACCCAAGGAATCTTTGCAGCGGTTCGGTCCGGCAGTTGAATAATGGAATTACAGCGAGACGGAATGTTAACTTTTTTGCTTTTTCCCTTATGAAAGCGGAGGGAGTGGAATTTCATAATTCCAGAGAAGAGCAGATATTATTCTTGCAGGAACAGGGATTTCAAACGGTCGAATACGAAAAGGTAGATAAGAATACAGTAGTCGATGCTATCGATGCCTTCGAGCAGAAGGTTGAAAACTATGATATTCCCTCAGATGGTCTTGTGCTTATATATAACGATATAGCCTATGGAAGGTCGCTTGGAATGACTGCGAAATTTCCGAGGGATTCCATCGCTTTTAAATGGGAAGATGAAGTGCGGGAGACTGTTTTAAGAGAAATCGAATGGAGCCCCAGCAGAACCGGTCTTATCAATCCGGTGGCCATTTTTGAACCGGTGGAGTTAGAGGGAACGACAGTCAGTCGTGCATCGGTGCATAATATCAGTATTCTGCGAGGATTAAAGCTGGGAATCGGAGATCACATCACGGTATATAAGGCCAATATGATTATTCCGCAGATTGCAGAGAATCTTACCGGCAGTGATAATATGGAGATTCCGGAAGCCTGCCCTGTATGCGGTGGAGAGACCGAGATACGGAAGGTAAATGAAGTACAGTCTTTGTATTGTACGAACGCCTCCTGCGATGCCAAAAAAATTAAATCCTTTACTTTATTTGTGAGCCGGGATGGTATGAATATCGATGGCCTTTCGGAGGCGACGTTGGAAAAGTTCATTGCCAAAGGATATATTCACGAATATGCCGATATTTTTCATTTGGACAGGTACAAAGAAGAAATTGTTCAGATGGAAGGTTTGGGAGAAAAGTCATATCGCAATCTGATGGCCAGCATTGAGACTGCAAGAAAGACGACGCTGCCTCGTTTAATATATAGCTTTGGAATCTCCGGAATAGGGTTGGCGAACGCTAAAGTCTTGTGTCGGAAGTATCGTTACCGTTTGGAAGATATGTTGGCAGCGGATGTGGAAAGTTTAAGTATGGTAGATGGGATCGGTGAAGTGATTGCCACGGCCTTTTTTCAATATTTTCAAAAAGAAGATAATAAAAAGAATTTGGAGAATCTTTTGAAAGAAATTGAAATTGAGGCAGAAGAGATAGAAGAAGGCAGTGAAACGTTGGAAGGAAAAGTATTTGTAGTGACCGGAAGTTTGAACCATTACCCCAGCCGGAATGAACTCAAGGAAGAGATTGAGAAAAAAGGCGGCAAGGTAACGGGCAGCGTAACGAAGAAAACGAATTGCCTGATTAATAATGACAGCACATCTTCGTCTTCGAAAAACAAAAAGGCGAAGGAACTTGGAGTACCGATTCTTACGGAGGAGCAGTTTATAAAACACTTTTTAGGAGGAGAAAATAATGCCGATTAAGACACAGAATGATTTGCCTGCAAAAGGAATATTGGAAAACGAAAACATATTCGTAGTGGATGAAAACAGAGCGTTACATCAAGATATTCGACCTCTGCAAATTTGTATTCTGAATCTGATGCCGGTCAAACAAGACACCGAACTTCAATTGCTGCGGGCATTATCCAATACGCCATTGCAGGTCGATGTGACATTTATGAAAATGAATGGCCATAAATCGTTAAATACTTCGATGAATCACCTGAATAAGTTTTATAATACCTTCGATGAATTGAAGATGAATAAATACGATGGTCTGATTATCACCGGAGCTCCGGTAGAACAAATCTCCTTCGACGAAGTGGATTATTGGGACGAACTATGCGAAATTATGGCTTGGTCTAAGCAAAATGTGACATCTACCTTACATATTTGCTGGGGAGCACAAGCCGGTCTGTATTATCATTTTGGATTAAATAAGGAGCTTCTGCCGGAAAAATTGTTCGGTATTTACAATCATAAGGTGATGAATCGTAAAGTTCCCCTTGTGAGAGGATTCGATGACTCTTTCCTAATACCACATAGCCGCTATACCACAGTAGCTGCAGAGGCAATTCATGATTGCAAGGAGCTGATAGTGTTGGCAGAGTCGCCGGAGGCTGGTGTAACGCTTTGTATTGCCGAAGAAGGAAAACAAATATACGTGATGGGGCATCCTGAATATGACCGTATGACCCTCCATAATGAATACGTACGCGATAGGGAAAAGGGCATCTCCATAGAAGTACCCTGCAATTATTATCCTGATAATAATCCCATGGAAAAACCGGGACTGCAATGGCGCGCGCATTGTAATAACTTGTATGCGAATTGGTTGAATTATTATGTATATCAGGTGACCCCTTACGAATTGTAGGAAACATGATAAATACGGCATATTTACAATATATTCAATAATAGTGAAATAGTAATAAAGTGTTATAAATTCTTATTAATTATTAGCCAATTGGCGTAAATTGGCGTAAAGTAAATGGGTTTGTGGCGTAAAAAGATTTCTATATTGATATTTAAAAATGAATATATTTATAATGAAAAACTGTATTAATTTTTAAGGATGAATGTATAAATGAAACTAACGATAATTAGAATTGAAAACAGAATAATAACATGCTCTATAGACGATGATACGGGTTCTTTAATAGACATTGCCCGCAGATGGTTTACAGATGATATCCAAGTCGGAGATGTGATAGAATTCGAATACAAAGCTAAATAATTAAATAACAATTTATCTTCGTTTTCCTATTTACAAACAGAACAAATGTTTGTATAATTATATATTATATGATTAAAGGAGAAATGGAGAAAAAAATATGATAATATATAAAGAACTTTATTTTGAAAATAAGAAGACTTATTTAATTTTCAAACAGCTATCGGAGAACAATAAAAATATCCATTTACATTTAGCGAATGAAAAATTAATCAAAGAATCAGATGTAATGGAGCTATGGAATTTAATTAATAAAGATAAAATTCTACTACCTGTATACAATATAAAAATGCTTGATTAGAATATTTTCTTATTCTTGTCCATATACTATACCATTAAATATTTTTGGAGGTTGTAGGATTACAATACATGTGTTACAAAACTAAATAATTAAAAGCGAGAATACCTTTTTGTGTTATATTTAAGTCACCACAACAAAAACCTACACAAAGGAGAGTACTCTCGCATGGCTAGTATAACACAGGATATGAGGTATCGTCTATCGCTCATTCATTACGCCGATAAGTATGGCGTCTCCAAGGCTGCTGTCAGATATAAGACCAACAGACAGTATATTTACCGTTGGAAACGTCGTTTTGATGGTTCCCTGGAATCCCTTAGGGATCGTTCCAGAAAACCTCACCATCACCCCAACCAGCATACCGATGCCGAAAGGAAGCTCATCTCGGATATGCGTAAACGCAATCCAGATGCCGGACTGGTTGTCTTCTGGGTCAAGCTCATGCAGCGGGGATACTCCCGCTCCATCCCCGGACTCTATCGCTTCCTGAGAAAACAGGGCATTCTGGCACAAAGACCTCAGAATCCCAAGTATATCCCTAAGCCTTACGAAGCCATGAGCTATCCCGGACAGCGCATCCAGATCGACGTCAAATTTGTCCCTTCTGTCTGCCTGACAGGTGATGCCAAAGGGAAGCGTTTTTATCAATACACAGCCATCGATGAATTCTCCCGATGGCGTTTCGTGGAGGCCTTTGAGGAACACAGTTCTTATTCTTCTTCACAGTTTTTGGAACACCTGATCAAAGCGTTTCCCTTACCCATCGAGTGTGTGCAGACCGATAATGGACAGGAATTCACCAAGCGGTTCGCTTCCTATGGTGGTTCCGATAAACCGACTCTTTTTCAGGTAAATCTCCAGCAGCATGGCATCCGTCATAAGTTGATCCGTCCCTTCACTCCAAGACATAATGGAAAGGTAGAGCGCAGCCA encodes:
- a CDS encoding SH3 domain-containing protein, coding for MSRHRKSSMNNSIKDKLEDIKDWISENNKIVMPVILLVCVLFTVAIAINANRKAAAEEEAQLTESTEVANTVGIAEESEETIPELLLEENAYPAVNELISRYYGALAEGDTDTISSINSFVDDTEKIRIQEMSKYIDSYPELDVYTKLGPVEGSYLAYVYSKVKFTEYDQLVPGMQAFYICTDENGNSYVNAGEDNSVITNYIRDISLQDDVVDLNNKVAVEYNELLESDEELNAFLADLAKRIDVSVGEALARAEAAAAESEAAEESEAAGEGGESEAAEETEQVQAEETESNVVKKVRAKEVVNVRSSDSETADKLGKAESGEEFTLLEERGNGWSKITFEGKDAFIKSEYLETVSEEVVEDTTDSEAETSNEETPSQTTPAGDGKTVTVIENVNVRKSASETGEKLGLVYVGEKLELIMKQADGWTKVKYKDQTAYVKSDYVE
- the gdhA gene encoding NADP-specific glutamate dehydrogenase is translated as MSYVDEVFDLVVAKNPAQPEFIQAVKEVLESLRVVIEANEEVYKKNALLERLVTPERIVMFRIPWVDDKGQVQVNNGFRVQFNSSIGPYKGGLRFHPSVNLGIIKFLGFEQIFKNSLTGLPIGGGKGGTDFDPKGKSDREVMAFCQSFMTELYRHIGADTDVPAGDIGVGAREIGYMYGQYKRIRNVYEGVLTGKGLTYGGSLGRMQATGYGLLYLTEEMLKCNGKDIKDKIIAVSGAGNVAIYAIEKAQQLGGKPVTCSDSNGWIYDSEGIDIALLKEIKEVKRARLTEYAAARPSAQYHEGTGVWSVKCDIALPCATQNELDLDDAKALVANGCFAVAEGANMPTTLEATEYLQENKVLFCPGKASNAGGVATSALEMSQNSERLSWTFEEVDERLKRIMVNIFHNLDTASKKYGMEGNYVAGANIAGFLKVAEAMTAQGIV
- a CDS encoding Gfo/Idh/MocA family protein, with translation MNSKINVAIMGAGNIGGVMANTLNKMKGVKCYAVASRNKEKADEFAKKYGCKKAYGSYEELVQDKKVDLIYIATPHSEHYENARLCIENGKAVLCEKAFTANAAQAEALISFAREKNVLIAEAMWTRYMPMLQTIKDVLSSGVIGVPTMLTANLGYVINGVSRLTDPALAGGALLDVGVYTINFASMIFGTEVKKVSSVCTYTKSGVDEQNSITMLFEDGKMAVLNSSMLSLSDRKGIIHGTKGFLVVENINNFESVTVYNTNYEKVEKYNRPKQISGYEYEVEACIKALQNGEIECLQMPHEETIRIMKLMDNLRYEWGIKFPFE
- a CDS encoding branched-chain amino acid transporter permease produces the protein MTLTQQIITIGAVILGTVITRFLPFILFPADKPTPAYIKYLGKMLPSAALGLLVIYCFKDTSFLTGSRGIPELISTALVIILHIWKRQMLLSIAGGTIAYMLLIQFVF
- a CDS encoding AzlC family ABC transporter permease, with the translated sequence MTRENKIRQAFIVAFPYTVPILAGFVFLGIAYGIYMNASGFPAIYPILMGATIFAGSMEFVTVNLLLGMFDPLGAFLLTLMVNARHLFYGISMLDKYNGTGRKKYYLIFGMCDESFSINCTTNIPEGVDKGWFMFFVTLLNHIYWVCGAALGAFLGPFVRFSTEGISFVMTALFVVIFLEQWMKETVHYSALIGLGITVLSLVIFGRENFIIPAMLMILFCLTIMRKPLERMGGGE
- a CDS encoding methyl-accepting chemotaxis protein; translated protein: MMGRKSMYRQLEKDCETIRKQTNRLVKGNLDIDKIEAGEEHLQRISEDINEIANVLNEYIAEISGVLSHLSVGDLLVRVSGETKFYGDFIPIKTALTKITVSLSETFIQINDIMNQINNIGKKANHTAGLFAENEAQIAGEMKLVTIKADSVYEETERNHNNINKISYGMMELMEHAREGYEDAILMVDAMEEVNIASGNISKIADMIYSISSQTKLLSLNASIEAARAGEHGKGFAVVAQEIGELAHQTTKAVEQTGKLLKESVSKVGECQTVVNLTAERFEQMKDSLGEINEDSRKIVDNTALQKENIKEMVDTIARISSTIQNNVTLAQENAKMNACLYEETAKLKKILDTFIVDPSKRLVLEKKLIDGEARNFMQRTLKVLESCIEDRMDEMLKGCLKGEEHIECVYVIGSDGKQVSHTVMGGSVEVRTVSGFKPAEPGDDHRSKRYFSQAANQMDEIYVSHEYISGATGNLCSTYSKAYKTSWGKMYVLCVDMKYM